A single Colias croceus chromosome 10, ilColCroc2.1 DNA region contains:
- the LOC123695025 gene encoding glutathione S-transferase-like — translation MSRKLHYFNFNGLAEPIRYMLHYAGHKFEDVHYEFKKWPIQSIKDSLPYGQFPLYEENGKSLNQSLAIARYVASQSNLLPADAWDQAELDAIVFNIYDFWSKVLAYIKESDPAKKAAIKNEVLEETVNYYFSRFEKELKKNNGHFSKKLSWADFILLGIIEASNLFLGSEIHTKYPTIVNLVNKLRALPGVKDYIAKRAPYNL, via the exons ATGTCGCGAAAACTGCACTATTTCAACTTCAATGGCCTCGCCGAGCCAATCAGGTATATGCTGCATTACGCGGGCCACAAGTTCGAAGACGTCCACTATGAGTTCAAGAAATGGCCCATCCAGAGCATTAAGGACT CTCTGCCCTACGGCCAGTTCCCTCTATACGAAGAGAATGGCAAGTCCCTGAACCAATCTCTCGCTATCGCGAGGTACGTGGCCAGCCAGAGCAACCTCCTCCCAGCTGACGCGTGGGACCAGGCTGAGCTTGATGCTATTGTCTTCAACATTTATGACTTCTGGTCAA AGGTCCTCGCTTACATCAAGGAGAGTGATCCCGCTAAAAAAGCAGCAATCAAGAATGAAGTTCTTGAAGAAACAGTAAACTACTACTTCTCTAGATTCGAGAAGGAATTGAAGAAGAACAATGGACATTTCAGCAAAAAG TTAAGCTGGGCCGACTTCATCCTCCTCGGTATCATCGAAGCCAGTAACTTATTCCTGGGCTCAGAAATCCACACGAAATACCCCACAATTGTGAACCTGGTTAACAAACTGCGAGCACTTCCTGGTGTCAAGGACTATATCGCGAAGAGAGCTCCATACaacctttaa